Genomic window (Spirosoma sp. KCTC 42546):
TTAGCTGTCAACCCAATGATGTTGTTAGACCCCTGCAACGCTGGTAATCTGGAGAAACGGTTTAAATAAATGATGAATGGCTGGTGCTAGGGAAATGAATAATGAATAATGAATAATGAATAATGATAAGACTCTGATTACCATTATTCATTATCCATTATCCATTATCCATTATTCATTTATTTATTCCACAAAGTCCAGGTCCTTCCCGAATGTCTCGTCCATTCGGCTGAGCGACCAGAAGGAAAGCCCATAAACGATAACACCCAGGATTCCCGCGGCCACCAACGCGCCCAAAGAAGGCTTCAGCGCCTGAAAAAATAAGGTCATGGGAATAAGCGTTCCACGTACAACACTGGGTACTGATGTAGTAGCGGTATTGCGGAGATTGGTACCGTAGAGTTCGGCTACCATAGTCAGAAACATCGCGATATAACCTGTGCAAAAACCCAGCAATAAGCACACAGTATAAATGCCACTGGCTGTGTGAATGCCACCAAACAGATAGATGCCACTAAGCAATGACCCCAGGAGCAACAGGCCGGTAATGGTTTTCAGGCGCGACTGTAACCAATGGCTGAGTGGCCCACTAAGTAAATCACCTACCGCCATACCTACGTAGATCATCATGACACAGCGGCCTGGTTTCACCACTTCCTCAATGCCTAGCGCCTGCCCTAACTCATTGGCGAACGTAGCCAGAATGCCAACCACAAACCAGGTGGGCATACCTACCGTCACGCAACGCAAGTATTTTAGAGCCTCCGGCCAACTTCTGAAAAATTGTAAAATATTCCCACGGCTAACGGTTGTATGTTCCGTCTTCATCCGGCTGAATAAGCCTGATTCAAATACACTGACGCGCAGCAGCAATAATGCTAAGCCCATACCACCCCCCACCCAGAAGGCTGTTCGCCAGTTGAAATATTCGACAGTGAGGTAGGCTACACCCGCCCCCAGATAGCCAATGCCCGCTACCATAGCTGAACCGTAACTTCGGATGGCTTTGGGCAGAGTTTCTGATACCAGTACGATGGCGGCTCCAATTTCGCCGGAGAGACCAACTCCGGCCAGAAATCGCAACAGGGCGTAAGTATTCACATCCTGCACAAATCCACAGGCAATATTCGTGAGGGAATACGTAATGATACTCCCGAACAACACCGACATACGGCCGCGCTTATCGCCCAGGGCACCCCACAAAAAACCGCCTACTACCAGCCCAGCCTGCTGGAAATTGATAATAAACGTCCCCGCTTTAGAGACTTCTTCTTCCGACAGCCCCAGCGATTGTAAACTCGGCACGCGAACAATGCTGAAGATGAGCATGTCATACACATCCACGAAAAAACCCAGCGCCGACACAATGACCGGCAGTGCGAACAGTGGGCGGAAGGAAACTCGGGCAGGAGCAGTTGTTTGCATAAAGGGGAGGAGAGGGAGGAAGGAGGAAAGGGAGGATGGAGGAGAGGGACGAAAGGAAGGAAGGAGAGGGAGGATGGAAAATATAGAACTTGCTTTTTACTTTCCTCCCTCTCCTCCTTCCTCCCTTTCGTCCCTCTCCTTCCTTCCTTCCTCCCCTTTTTTTATTCTTCCAGATAATTTAAATCCTTGCCGTGTGTTTCTGGAATACTCAAAATAGAATAGAAGCCGAGTAGGAAACTAATTAAACCGACAACGGCGCCAGCATTGATAATATCCAGAGACGGTTTTAGCGCCTGGTAACCCAGCGTCATGGGAATGACTAAGCCACGCACCATATTGGGTACAGTAGTGGCCGCTGTGGCACGAATATTAGTCCCGAACTGCTCGGCACCAATGGTTACGAACATAGCCCAATAGCCAATGCCAAAGCCCATAGCCAGGCAAAGACCATAAAGAATTGTGGCACTTTTTATACCTAGATACAGGTAAACCAAACCAAAAACGAGGGCAACCACCATGAGCAGGGCAACCGCTTTTTTGCGCGATTCCAACGCCTGACTGATGAAACCACTGGCTAAATCGCCAACGGCCAGCCCAACGTAGCACCACATAATGGCTAGGCCCGGCTGAATTTCTTCGGCAATGCCCAGCGCTTTACCGAACTCATTACTAAACGTAGCCAGAATGCCAATGACGAACCAGGTGGGTAGCCCAATTCCGATGCATTTGAGGTAACGGGAGAGCCGGTTTGCGTTGGTAAAAAAGGAAAGGAAATTGCCTCGACTAACATGTTTCTGGTCGCTTACATCTTTAAACATACCAGACTCAACTACGCCTACCCGTAACAGCAATAAACCGAAGCCTAAACCACCCCCTACAAAAAAGGCCATTTGCCAGTCGAATAATTTGACGGTAAAATAGGCCACTACAGCCCCAAAAAGGCCAATTCCCGCAACGAGGGAGGTGCCAATGGCACGCTTCTCCTTAGGCAGTACTTCGCTTACAAGAGTGATGCCCGCGCCTAACTCACCAGCCAGCCCGATACCGGCCACGAAGCGCATCAGTGCGTAGTACATTGTTGGATCCATGAACGTGACGTTCTTAACGAACCCACAGGCAATATTGGCAATGGAGTAAGTGATGATGCTGCCAAACAGCACCGATAGCCGCCCACGCTTGTCGCCAATAACTCCCCACAAAATACCGCCGAGCAGTAAACCACCCATTTGCCAGTTGATAATACTGGACCCAACAGTTGAGATTTGATCAGGTGTCAGGCCAAGATCTTTCAGACTGGGAACCCGAACAATACCGAAAAGAAGAAGGTCGTAAATATCAACGAAGTAGCCCAGAGCAGCTACAATGACCGGTAGACCAAACAGCCCGACCTGAGCCGATTGAGCCTCGCCGGACGGTTTAGATGAAACAGTAGGAATAGCCATGCGGCAAAATCAGTGATTAAGAGAGGGAAATAGTTTTGCAATTATACGAAATCAATAGACCGCTGATTTTTATGATTTTTAAGAATAGGCATGATTTTGCCAATAGTATGTGGCAAAACGGCTCACATTTGCTTTTTTTATCACGTCTACACCATACTGATCATAAAAATCAGTCGGTCCGCCGATGCGGGTCTATACTCTTTACCAATTTCTTCTGGATAAATATATCCGCGTATCGCTGACCAAGGATTCGGGCTGAACCTGTATCGAAATGCGTCGAGTCTCCTTTATCGGTCAACCCGGAGGAGAGTACGCAATACGAATTTGGGATGTGATTGGTAGCCTGTTGCAATGCTTCATTGACGATTTTTGCCTCCGGGTCCCGATCTACAACAAAATCACCCAGCGTTCCGACCACAAACGGTACATTGGGCGCATTCAGGTCGTTTCGAAATCGCTGCACCAGTTCGATTAGTTTTTCTTCGTAGATGATGGCTCTCTCCGGGTTTGAGTCCGATTCGCCCTGGTGCCAGATAAAGCCTGCTAATTGCCCATTTTCGAGGGCTTTTTTGGCCCGACGTAACGCGTCATCATAGGGATACGACTTGGTGGGTTCATAATAAGCCCCCGGTTTCCAGACGCCAATGTTCGAGCCACCTACGGCAGAGGGGATCAGGCCAATGTTCATGTCGGGATAAGCATCGGCCAATCGTTTCGCAAAGGCGAATCCCGGCCCTACGCCAATAACGTCGGGTTTATCAAAGTGCATCGGATCGCGGGCAGGCACCCAAGTCTGATCTTTCGCCAGCATCCAGATGCGCGGATGTGTTGTCTGATCTTCGGCTTCGGGTACGCCCCGGCCTGCCATATTCGACTGGCCGATGAGTAGAAAGAGCTGTAGTCGGGGTGGGACGTCTTGCTTAAAGGCGAGTGTTAGAAACAGAATAAGACTGGCAAAATAGAGATTGACGTGGGTAGTCATGTCTGACGAGTTAGTACAGAGTGGCCTTTTCGGAACAATGCTACTGCTTGCCAAACTTAGCCATTTTTGCGACAGTTTACTAGCTAGAAAACTGTCTGTCACGCTTTTCGGGCTTGAATTGCCTTGTTGATGACCTGCATCGTAGATGCTTGCCGTTGACGCACGAAGTCCATCGCGTTCGCTACTTTTTTCTTAGCTCCGGCGTAATCCTGGTGAATATGCTGCAATTGGTTCGACCAGTCGGCGGCTGATGAGTCATCGACCTGAACAGACCAAACCCCACTAACATGAGGTTAAAGTGGTGTCACTCTCGTTCTCGCTTGGCTTTGCCGAGTGAGGACTATTGTTTTGACGGCCTCTGGCCGGTGAATAGCAAAATAGGTCAGAAACGGGCCAGAGGCCCTTGAAACAATAGCCCTCACTCGGCAAAGCCAAGCGAGAACGAACAAAAACCACGGTGTCGTTGAAGAACCTGACACCACCAAACCCCACTAACATGAGGTTAAAGTGGTGTCACATTTTTCTTCAATAACCCCATTGTTTCCCGTTGCCGTTGTTCAACGAACTTTCGTCCTTTAGCTGCTTTCGCTTTGGCCGCTTTAGGGTCTTTTGCCATAGCCAGCACCGTTGGCACATAGCGAGCTACGTCCTGTTCGTTATCCATGTCGAATAGCCAGTCGCCGAGACCGATGTCCTTCCACATAACCCCTTTACTGGTTTGCTCGGCAAAGCGGCCAACAATAGCGGGAATGCCATTGCCAATGCACATAATAGGGGAGTGCATCTCAAGCCCGAACAACCCCGCCGAACGGATGTAGGTGCTAACGGCTTCGTCGGTAATCCAGTAATGGTCTCGCCAAACGACTTTAGGTTTTACATCGTCCGGGAGTTTATCGAACAGGATTTCCTTGCCGAGTTTCACCTGCGTTTCGTCTTCCGGGCAGATCAGGATTTTCAGGGATGTCTGGCGAACAATGGCGATAATGGCTTCCCGAAGTGGCGCGTTGTCGTGCTCTTTCATGGCCTCATTACGGGCGTTTCTTGTTTCGTCAAACGCTGCTTTTTTGCTCGGAATATCCCAGTAAGGCGTGAATCGCTGCCGGGGGATCACACACATAAACTTGCCCTCTTCCAGCCCATGTTCTTTCATGAATGTTGTTGCAGCCTGGTCGTTGCGTAAATCCACGGCAAAGGCACCATCGGGACAAAACTCCATGACGGGACTGGTTACGCCGTGGCTCTTTGCAAAATCCAGTGAAATCGAGTCCCTGAACAGGGCGAATCGCGCTTTACTCAGTAGCTCAACATCTACCGGGTTGGCTGTAACGACCGCTTTGGGGTCTGGACTATATACGCCTGGAAATGTGATACCATATACACCGTAAGGTTTACCCGTTTCTTTATGCCAGCGCTCCACATCTTTACGCGCCACCAGCGACGGGCCAGAACCGTGTAGTAAAAACACACATTCGTTGAGTGCCTGCGCAATCTCATTGGGGCTTTTGATAATCGGCACATTCGGGAACCGCTTTTTTAGTAGTGCCTCAACGCCATTATCGACGCTGGAGGGCCATAGGCGCACTTCTACGTCAGGCAGGTATTTTTCCAATAAAGTAAGTACACCCGGTGTATGGCCAATGTCGCCGATGTTGACCGTTTGCCAGGACGACCGGAGAATAATTGATTTTTTTGCGGTTAACCCTGCGGCTGTTTGCGCCAGGGCCGGAATGCTCATCAGCAGCCCAATCAACGAAGGTGTTTGTTTAAGGAAATCTCTACGGTTTGTCATAAAATGAGTGGCGATTAATACCCCGGATTTTGCTTTAGATTTGGATTCGCGTCCAGGTCCGTTTGCGGAATGGGCATTAAGACATGAAACGGCTGAATGGTGGCATTTCGGGCGAAACTGTTCTCCGCTTTCACGGCGTCGAGCAACTGGCCAGTTCGGATGAGATCGTACCGACGACTATTCTCAAAGGTTAGTTCCAGACGACGTTCCAGCCAAACAGCTTCCTTAAATTGCTGATACGTCAACCCCGACAGCGCCGTCAGTCCTGCCCGCATACGGACTTTGTTCAGCGCGGTGTAAGCGTCGGCGGTAGGACCGTTATTCGCTTCGTTTGTGGCTTCTGCATACATCAGCAACACATCGGCGTAGCGCAGGATAGGAATGCTGGTTCCTTCGAGCGTCTTGGCTGTTTTGTCCCACAGCTTCTGAAACGCTACGGCTTTAGTAAAATCGGGATCGGTAATGGAGAGTGTTGTGGTAACCCCGTTGTAGACATAGGACGTCAGGAACGTTACCGCTTTGCGGGTGTCTTTATCAGAATATAAACTGAACAGACCCGGCGAAGGCCGCGCAATGCCTGAACCGGTACCCGGATAAATGGGCGAGGAACGTACGCCATAGCCTCTGCCTAAGGTGTGCCCCTTTACATCTGTCAGGTTCTGAATCTCGAAAATATTCTCTTTACCACCCCGGGCTGTCAGCGCAAACGCATCGGCGAAGTTGGCGTACAGATCATACACACCCATATCCATGACCTCTTTGGCTTTGGCCGCAGCCTGTGCCCAGTAAGGCGAGCCTGCTGTTACGCCCGCCCGGGTTAAATACACGCGAGCCAATATGCCTTTAGCGGCTCCCGAAGTAGCCCGCCCCGACTCGCTGGCCGGGTAGGTTTTTGGTAGGGCCGCTTCTGCTTCTTTTAAATCAGCTATGAGTAGCTCATACACCTTGTCGGCAGGATCGCGGGAAACCGCCAGCCCATCGAGCGAGGTGGTTTCGGTTGTCACGATGGGCACATCGCCGTAAAGCCGAACAAGATTAAAATAATGAAGTGCCCGTAAAAACCTGGCTTCGGCAATGTAGCGCGCTTTCAGGCTTTCATCCATCGAAATGCCCGGCAATCGACCAATTACGATGTTCGATCGGTTTATGCCTGAATACGCGCCAGCATAGTTCGAAATAAAGGTGTTGGATGGGGTAATGTTGTACCGCCAGAGTAACGGACGATCGGCCGATCCAGTCAGAAACGGGATAGCATCATCGCTGGTAGCTAAGTCCAAAAAGGGGTCACCGCCACCAATGGCCGAGTAGCAGGCACCCAGAGCCGCTTTTGCATCATCGGCGGTTTTGTAATAGGTAACATTCGTCAGGTTTGTAACGGGAGAGAGGTCCAGTTGCTTTTCGCAGGCCGTCAGAAAGAGCGCCACTAAGGGGGCTATATGATTGAATTTCATGGCTCTTCGCAAAAGGGTTTAAAATTTTAAATTCAATCCAACCAATACCGTCTTGGCCGCTGGGTAACCGCCGTAGTCGAGTCCCTGACTCAGCGAAGAACTACCGTAGCGATTTACTTCAGGATCGTAGCCTGTGTAGTTTGTCAGGGTAATCCAGTTCTGAGCCGTTACGTAGATCCTGGCCGATGAGATGGCCAGGCGGCTCAACAAATCACGGGGGAGATTATACCCCAGTGAGATATTTTTGAACCGCAGATACGAGCCGTCTTCGACCTGAAAACTGGATAGAATGCGCGATCCACCAGCTCCGTTGGCACGAGGAATCGTAGTGCTTGGGTTGGTAGGCGTCCACCGATCCAGAACCCGTGCCGATTGGTTGTTGCCACCCGTCAGGTTCAGCAGGTCGAAACTGCCATAATTCAGAATCTGGTTGCCCGAGTTACCCTGAACGAAAATGTTCAGATCGAAGCCTTTAAACGAAAACGTATTGTTGAACCCACCAAAGAACTTCGGATTGGCATTGCCGATGATAGCCCGGTCATTGTCGTTGATGGCCCCATCGTTATTCAGGTCTTTATAGCGGATGTCGCCGGGTTTAGCGGTGGTCTTCTGAGCGGATGCGTCTACTTCAGCCTGATTCTGGAAGATCCCATCCATAACCCGACCGTAGAAATTTCCCAGCGGACTACCGACCCGCAGCAGGATTGGGTTGATGCTCGTTGCAAAAATGACCGCGTCGGTACCCGTCGTAAATTCCTGACGGCCATCCAGCGTCAGAATCTTATTCTGGTTGAAGGTGATGTTAAATTCGGATGTCCAGCGGAACCCACCTTTGTCGATGTTGATCGTATTTAAGGATAATTCAAGTCCTTTGTTCTGGACGCTGCCGATGTTTTTGAGCGTTGTCGAAAAGCCCGACGACGTAGGAACGCCTACATTGAACAGCAAATCGGAGGTGGTTTTGATATAATAATCAGCGGTGAACTGGATTCGGTTATTGAGGATTCCAACATCCAGGCCAGCATCGAATTGGGCGTTTTTCTCCCATCGCAGATCTGGATTAGCAATGGATGACGTATAAGCTCCCGAATTGAGCTGACCACCCAGAATATACGACGATGAACTGATGTTGGCCAGGTAGCGATAATTGCCAATTTCCTGATTACCAGATAGTCCATAGCTCAGCCGTAGTTTGGCATCCGAAATGGCAGGCAGGCTTTTTATCCATTTTTCGTTGGCCAGTTTCCAGGCTAGCGCACCAGAGGGAAAGAAGCCAAACTTCTCATTCGGGCCAAAGCGGCTAGACCCATCCCGCCGACCGGTCAACGTGAGCAGAAAGCGATCATCGAAACTATAGTTGATGCGGGCGAGGTACGAAATCAGTCGCCAGTCGCTGGCCGATGAACCCGGCGCTACCAGTGTTGACCCTGCTCCGAGGTTATTGTAGAGCGCAAAATCATTCGTGAACGTATTGGCATTCGC
Coding sequences:
- a CDS encoding MFS transporter produces the protein MQTTAPARVSFRPLFALPVIVSALGFFVDVYDMLIFSIVRVPSLQSLGLSEEEVSKAGTFIINFQQAGLVVGGFLWGALGDKRGRMSVLFGSIITYSLTNIACGFVQDVNTYALLRFLAGVGLSGEIGAAIVLVSETLPKAIRSYGSAMVAGIGYLGAGVAYLTVEYFNWRTAFWVGGGMGLALLLLRVSVFESGLFSRMKTEHTTVSRGNILQFFRSWPEALKYLRCVTVGMPTWFVVGILATFANELGQALGIEEVVKPGRCVMMIYVGMAVGDLLSGPLSHWLQSRLKTITGLLLLGSLLSGIYLFGGIHTASGIYTVCLLLGFCTGYIAMFLTMVAELYGTNLRNTATTSVPSVVRGTLIPMTLFFQALKPSLGALVAAGILGVIVYGLSFWSLSRMDETFGKDLDFVE
- a CDS encoding MFS transporter produces the protein MAIPTVSSKPSGEAQSAQVGLFGLPVIVAALGYFVDIYDLLLFGIVRVPSLKDLGLTPDQISTVGSSIINWQMGGLLLGGILWGVIGDKRGRLSVLFGSIITYSIANIACGFVKNVTFMDPTMYYALMRFVAGIGLAGELGAGITLVSEVLPKEKRAIGTSLVAGIGLFGAVVAYFTVKLFDWQMAFFVGGGLGFGLLLLRVGVVESGMFKDVSDQKHVSRGNFLSFFTNANRLSRYLKCIGIGLPTWFVIGILATFSNEFGKALGIAEEIQPGLAIMWCYVGLAVGDLASGFISQALESRKKAVALLMVVALVFGLVYLYLGIKSATILYGLCLAMGFGIGYWAMFVTIGAEQFGTNIRATAATTVPNMVRGLVIPMTLGYQALKPSLDIINAGAVVGLISFLLGFYSILSIPETHGKDLNYLEE
- a CDS encoding sialate O-acetylesterase: MTTHVNLYFASLILFLTLAFKQDVPPRLQLFLLIGQSNMAGRGVPEAEDQTTHPRIWMLAKDQTWVPARDPMHFDKPDVIGVGPGFAFAKRLADAYPDMNIGLIPSAVGGSNIGVWKPGAYYEPTKSYPYDDALRRAKKALENGQLAGFIWHQGESDSNPERAIIYEEKLIELVQRFRNDLNAPNVPFVVGTLGDFVVDRDPEAKIVNEALQQATNHIPNSYCVLSSGLTDKGDSTHFDTGSARILGQRYADIFIQKKLVKSIDPHRRTD
- a CDS encoding polysaccharide pyruvyl transferase family protein, coding for MTNRRDFLKQTPSLIGLLMSIPALAQTAAGLTAKKSIILRSSWQTVNIGDIGHTPGVLTLLEKYLPDVEVRLWPSSVDNGVEALLKKRFPNVPIIKSPNEIAQALNECVFLLHGSGPSLVARKDVERWHKETGKPYGVYGITFPGVYSPDPKAVVTANPVDVELLSKARFALFRDSISLDFAKSHGVTSPVMEFCPDGAFAVDLRNDQAATTFMKEHGLEEGKFMCVIPRQRFTPYWDIPSKKAAFDETRNARNEAMKEHDNAPLREAIIAIVRQTSLKILICPEDETQVKLGKEILFDKLPDDVKPKVVWRDHYWITDEAVSTYIRSAGLFGLEMHSPIMCIGNGIPAIVGRFAEQTSKGVMWKDIGLGDWLFDMDNEQDVARYVPTVLAMAKDPKAAKAKAAKGRKFVEQRQRETMGLLKKNVTPL
- a CDS encoding RagB/SusD family nutrient uptake outer membrane protein, which codes for MKFNHIAPLVALFLTACEKQLDLSPVTNLTNVTYYKTADDAKAALGACYSAIGGGDPFLDLATSDDAIPFLTGSADRPLLWRYNITPSNTFISNYAGAYSGINRSNIVIGRLPGISMDESLKARYIAEARFLRALHYFNLVRLYGDVPIVTTETTSLDGLAVSRDPADKVYELLIADLKEAEAALPKTYPASESGRATSGAAKGILARVYLTRAGVTAGSPYWAQAAAKAKEVMDMGVYDLYANFADAFALTARGGKENIFEIQNLTDVKGHTLGRGYGVRSSPIYPGTGSGIARPSPGLFSLYSDKDTRKAVTFLTSYVYNGVTTTLSITDPDFTKAVAFQKLWDKTAKTLEGTSIPILRYADVLLMYAEATNEANNGPTADAYTALNKVRMRAGLTALSGLTYQQFKEAVWLERRLELTFENSRRYDLIRTGQLLDAVKAENSFARNATIQPFHVLMPIPQTDLDANPNLKQNPGY